The genomic segment CAATGAATGTTTTTCCAGCCATTATTATCATGCGATCAAAATATTCTGGATTTAGTGTTTGAATGAAGTAACTAATCATTTCAACTTCTTCCATAAGGAGATGTACCTTGGTCGCTTCTTCTCTCCAGCGTATGACATATTCACGAAAATTCTTATTTGATCTCTGAGTTAGCTTTGTGATAGAGATCCTGTCAGGAATGATATCGGCATGAAACTTGTAGTGATCCACAAAAGCATTTGCCAGGTCATCCCAAGTGCGCCACTTAGTCACATCTTGCTTGGCATACTATTCTAGAGCCTTTCCACTTAAACTTTGATTAAATAGCTTGACCCGTATTCCTTTATTTTTGCCCACGCCAATTAGTTTTTCATAATAAGTCTTCAAATGAAATAAGGGATTttcgaacctatcaaactttTCAAACTTTGGGATCTTATAACCAGGTGGCAACTCGATCTCGAAAAATGCACACAACTCTTCATACTTCACACTTTGATTATTCCCAAGCCCTCGAAGGCTTCTCATGGCATCTTCCAAGACCTTGATCTTTCTATTCACCGTCTCATCAGCGTACACTCTAGGATCATTTTTTGTTTTGACATAATGATTAGCATCTAAGCGGTATAACCTTTGAGTTTACGTTACTGGTAGGGCAGCAACGTAGGTATACACTGGCGGAGCATGGTGTGGTATTGATATGTTCTGTACCTTTGGATGAGCAAATGTGTACCCAGAAGGCGCATTTTGAGAAACATAAGCAAAATGACCTTCCCGATCAATTCCTTCTGATGTTGTAAGCATAGGTCCTTTTTGTCGAGCATCAGGAGGCAGAGTCATGTTTAGAGGGGTCTGAGAAGGTGTTCTACTTTGCATCACTATAAGCCGTAGCTCGACAATTTGTTACTCCAAATCGACAATGAGCTCTGAGGTTATTTCCCTTCCTATCGAGGCACTCGGATCCATTGCCACAGAAAAGGTGGGAACTGACTTAGATGAAGTATTTGTGTTAATaatcaaactaggatccatagttGAACGATTTCTTCTGTTAAGCCAAGCAAGAATTGATGAATTTATAGTTGCCTTATTAACCTTAGACTGTGTGAAATACTGATGTTATGCCAGGGATTACTTTGCTTTTGTGAAGCGAGCAAGTTTTGACTACCAACACAAATCAGTTTTcctctaaaagaaaagaaaaacatgaaaaaaataaaaagttaattcatgatcgtGATGATTGACCAAAGCAATATACGAAATAAATGACATATATTTGATTTGAAGCAGATTAAGTCCAGAGTTTGAAGATAGATCACTTAAGAAAGTGGCCAAATGATCAAAACTTTTATCATTTGAcggatcttgaatttgatgggaAAAATAGGACTTCGAACAAGATGAGCTAAGTGATTTGaataaacatactaaaaatattatttgaaagcTTTAAAGacaacataatatttttattaatagagtGTCTAGattgttgcaaaaaaaaaaatgaattgtgaGGACAACGCGATCAATGTGAATTGGCTAATAACctaatgaaatttgaaaaaaattgggTAAATTGAAAGGAATTTTATCAACGAACTTCTAAGGGTGTTTTGGAAGGTTCCAATTTTGAGTCTTATATGCCTATTAATGCTTTGATACTTCGAAATAGGAATAATGGATTAGTATGGTTTCAAGACAAACGTATGTTCTTTAAACACACACAAAAGTAAACATAGACAAGGCAAAACAATAAAACAATTTAGCACATAAACAATTATTATGCGTCCTAGCATACGTGGCACCTTTCAAGCCAAAGGTAAGCCTAACGTTAAATATCAATTGAGATTCCGATAAATTGATTCAAGCTTTAATTAATGACATTATTCAAGTTTGGAGTTAGATTTCCAAACTCAATTTGGTCAAATTTCTACTTGGATCAATTTATCATTATCTCTACACACAATATGAGGATCATCATTGGGTCGTGAACCCATTTGACATAAGGGCATTTTCTAAGTTCGTGGGAGGACATCTTGGGTCAAACCACCTAAGGCTTATCCGTGGTCTAAAGCAAGGGTGGCAAGGCTCTATCTTAAGTTTTGCTAAGATTTGGATAGACACAGACTTGAATTTTCTATATGAGAAGGCACGTGGTTCCACAGTAGTAAAACCTCCCGTTTACCCCACGTATGTGCCGAGTCTCTAAAATaggtgatttgaacttttttttgaaaaagtacaATGTACAATTCACGTGTACAATGTGTGTGAGTGTCAGTTTTTCAAAGTGGAGGAAATATGAGCGGAATGACaatttatatgaaatttaaacaaataaatacGTAATAATCAGCCACAACAAGTCAGAAAGTTTCtttttggttagaacctagataattccccagcagagtcgccatttctgtgaAATCCTTTTCAGGTTTCTTTTTGGCAAGGAGAATAGTTTTGATctcttaaaactatttcaaataattttaacaAGATTCATAGAGTCGTCActtaatttttatagaaaaatcaagaaagttttttaaaagagtttcaaaggttcaaaaacagaaataaacctttaaaactagagatTCTGGGTAAGGATTCAATTAATGCCCTAAGAAGATTTTTAAGACACTTAAGAGTGTTCGTTTAAAACGGTTTACGAAAAGACCTAACTTGGCTAATTTTtgtaaagacttgattttatagaaaacattaaaattatttattcaaaagtttaaaaatgacatctatttattcaaagaagaaaataatttagtttttattcAACGAAATTGTAAATTTCCGAACTTAGGAGGAAATTGAATTTTGCTTTTGTAGGAGAAGAAGGTcatgaaattattttcttcttattaattattatagaagAGTTGATTATGTTATAGATAAtacctttaaaaaaatattaagagagTATTAAATTAAGAATATCTTGTTAATCatggaaaattaaaatttataagcAAATTTGGTTTATTAAGCTTGAAGAGAATTAATTTAATCCAAATAGACTTTTAGTCCtatgaacaaaataaatattatattaaaataaattactcACTTTTGAAAAACTTATTAAGGAgataatgaaagaaataatttattctgtctttaaacaatataaattgggTGAAAggtcatgaattaaattatggcTAGTACTAATATATACTAGTACTAATATTACAAACTTTATTTTCCggaataataaacaaaaaggGCTTCGAACGAACATggtaaaccctaacttcaatctatcaaaatcaattgaTCATTTTGAATCAAATAATGTCTCTGTATAAAGAATTCTCTGCTAGATTTTCTGATTGAATTTTTATTGTTTAAAGCTTTTATTTTTTGATCCccaatttgttttttctttatgagAATTATGGGTTTCTGTAGATTAGAATTggttattagtttttttttttttctttttttcttttttataatctGTTTTGATTGGATGATGTAAAATACAATGTTGTTCCTAATCAGTGAATCAACTTTTACCATATTGTAATTTGGTCTCTCCTTGTTGATTGCTGGCAGTAcacattgagatattatttaatttcttgagtgttttggtattgtttaaaaataaataaaaataaatgaaattaatgCTAGATTCTTCGGATTCTTGATTTGTTATGTATGGTACTGCACCTTAGTCTCCTAGTCCCAAACTAGATTTTTTTGTGTGTGGGTGGGGGTGGGTGGGGGATGCAGTGGTCCAGCCATTCAGGTGCTGGGGTGGGCGTGGGGGTAGGGTGATGGAACCCTTTCCCATTTAGAATTACATTTAGGTGCTGCGTGCTGGACGCAGTGGTCCAGCGATGATTTTCACCAACAGGATCAAAAATATTAGAGGATAAACACACAAGAAGCAGGAGGGATTCGACGTCTACTctatatataaaacataattttgacAAACCCCATCAGGCTATCAGTACCTAACTCTGCTCCGAGAGGAGTGGGGGTGGCCGTGGGGTAGGGTGATGGAACCCTTTTCCATTTAGCATTACATTAAGGTGCTTCTGTGGTGCGTGCCTAGGAGAGTACGTAGCAATGAATTCAATCTGTAGGGTTTGAGAATTTGTGGGATCTGATATATTTACTCGTGTTGTCAACCACCTTtaattggaaacagcctcttgcagaaatgcaaggtaaggctgcatgcgtacgatacacccttgtggtggggcccttccccggacactgcGCATAGCGgcagctttagtgcaccgggctggcCTTTTTTGATCAACCACCTTTAATGGATAAAGGAAGAAGGATTATGTGGGTTGATAGCCAGAGTAGAAATAGGCATAATTCCTGAATTCTCTAACTCTACGCATTGAATTCATCCTCCCATGCACTCCTGAGAATACACTCTGTCAACCTATCTTATCTCTTCCTCTATCGGGGTGGCACTGGCAATGTGAACGTTATCTCAAATAATCACACGGTAGAGCTCAATGTGCTTCCTATTTGTGTATAGAAAATCATATGGCATTTTTGCTTGTTTTAGGGAGTTTGAAAGAATGGGTTTGtccatatttttagtataacataAGTTGACAGTTATTGATGTGAATTGAATTTGTCAGGTACGGTTACAGCCAGACCCATTTCTCAATGAACTGACAAGTATGTTTGAGCGAACTACTGAACATGGTTCCGTTTGGGTTACTCTCAAACACTGTGAGTTTGCCCCTTCATTGGTTTTCCTGTATTTTGTGCTCTGTATTCTCTTCATGATTGATTCATAGTAGAGCTGTATATTGAAATACTGATTGAGCAATCTTGTCCTTTGTATCCGCAGCTTCTGATAAATCTAAAGCCCAGCGGAATAAGATGAAGACAGCTGGGGAAAATATTGAATTTAAGTGCCTCATCCGAGCAACTGATGGTAAAAAGAATATTTCCACAATGGTAATCACAGTAGAAAGTTCCTTTCTTATTCTTTTCCATTGCTCAGTCTTGTTGGTTGGATTGTGGTTACGCCTTCTTTGCAAGTCTTGCCGTTTTTCCCTTTCCTTTTGCTTTGTTGGGTTCTACGTTCTCTGGTAGGAACATTTGAGAGTTTTAGTTTGTTGTATGAATTTACTCTTAGCATAAGTTTAGAATGTTAGATAGATTCTAGCTCCTGGCCTTTATCTTTGAGATTGAGAGCAACAAATTTCTAAAAAAGGATGGTAACCTTGTGGTGCAAAGAGAATGATAGTTGCGGTCCTTGTTTACTTGACTGATTACTAATAGTTAACGTATATGCTTGTAATACAACTAAGGCACCCCTTTTGCTTCCTTGTATTATTACCAGTCTCTGGCCATCAATATGCAATTTCGCAAGGTGTCCACTAACGATGATCGTTGGAGTTTTACACAGTTCCTGTTAACAATATAACACAACAACTATCAATTTTAGTTGTTGGAGAATAGAACATGATATAATGAATAGTGCCAGTtatgctcggactctccaaaaatgttgtttGCGCCAGTATCAGATACTTTGGAAGCATCCGACAAGCACCAAGTGGCACTTTTGAAGAGTTCAAGCAACATAGACTAGCCAAtcatgttgctcagactcttcaatcATGTTGTTTGCGCCAGTGTCAGATACTTGGAAGGATCCGACAAGCACCAAGtggcatttttgaagagttcaagCAACATAGACTAGCCAAtcatgttgctcagactcttcaaaaatgatGTTTGCGCCAGTATCAGATACTTTGGAAGGATCCGATAGGCGACAAGTAGTACTTTTGAAGAGTTGAAGCAACATAGACTAGCGGTTATGTACTTATGTTGAAAGTTTTGTAAATGAAGTGCTAAAGAGAAGTGACCTGAGGGATTTCCCATACGTCCCTCCTTCCACTAAGAGCGGTAACCTTAGGAATCCTTGTGTCCTTCGCTTTCAGGGTTTTAATCTGCTGTTCAACGTCTTTATTCTTCTCCAGGCCGGCATGAACAGCGATTAGTTTGAACGTTTTGATTCCTCCCTCAGTTTTTATAGGAACATCGTCCTACAAAGCAAAAGAATGAAACAAACTTGTCAAATCTTTGAATCATCCTACTGTTGCATGTTGACGCTATGCAATGACACAATCAATGAGAACTCTCGAGTTCATTTGTAAAGCATAAATCAAACTTAAAACATCTTTTCTAGATACTCAATCTAGTTAAAGTGCTCGTGGAAAAGTGAAGAGATGGATCAACagaagaaaagaagttgaaaacGGAAGAATGGTAAAGGCAAACGAGCTTACCTCTTCTTGAATCCAAACCAAATTGGCAAGGAACTTCTTGTGCTCATTAGGAACTGCCTTTATAAGATCTGTAGAAAGTAAAACCTTACTATTAACGGAAGGATTATTATGTGATTATGTAATATCGCAATAGACAGAATTAAgaattctcattttttttttttggtatgtaGAAAGGACTATCAGCAATCAAGTTCTCCGGAAGTCCATCAGacacaaatatgaaaaaaagggACAATCTTGAGCATGAAAGGAAGGAACGATGCCTATAATAGACGGGAATTCCTACTCAATAGGAGTTGCATGTCACACCACGCCCCTATTTTCGAATTGGAGGAAAACAGAATTTACAATATGAACAACTATAGAACACATTACAATGATAAACAAGAGAAACTAgacaaaacatgaactaaaaaatGAGTGATCACCACCCAAATCGGAGTAGGTGATCCAACCAGGAATTGATACAGATAATCCATGTCTTTGAGACAGCTTCCCTCTTTGTGATTTTATGTCTACCTCATTCCTTCTTATCACCTTCAGTTATTATAGTGCCATACCTTACAGACTGCTGCATATGGAAGACAATGCAGAACATGATCGACCAATCTTAGGTTATGCTTTTCTCATTTATAGGTTATTTGTGTTACCTGCACCCTTGTTGGAGATCTCATATCCTCTTAACACTTGCATTTTGCAACATTCATTTTGTAGATAGGGTGAGTTATAGAGCCCaacatttcatattatattaCTATCTTCGCAGCGTTCTATAGACATTGCCTTTCACTTTGTTAGCTATCTTCCAATCACATAACACTTCAATAAAACTATTCCATTTCAACCATCCACTTCTAGTTGAATGTGTTATATCTTCGTTTATCATGTCATTCTCCTGGAAGATTGAGCTTAACTTTTTGAATTGTCTTCATTTATGCACCACAATCCTGCCTAGTCTCACCTTACTTTCATTCTTCTTACGAAGCTAAAATTGCATATTCTTATTGGTTCTACATATTCTAAAACTTACTCTTACTTCGACTTATCCTTAAACGCTTATGCTTTGTCTTACTTTGGCTTATCCTAAAACCCCTACTCTGTCTTACTTCGACTTATCCTAAAACCCTTACTCTTTATAGTACTTCTAAGTAGTTCCAACCAGGGGCATATCTAGGTGGGGGTCACCGGGTTCACGTGAACCCATGCTCCCCACCCTAGATCATATATAGTAGtgttatatttttctaaaaatatttatatatatagatgtgtGAACCCACACTCGGAAGTGTTTTCATAATAGCGCATCCATCCTCTCGAAATCCTGGATACACCTCTGGTCCAACTTAGACGCCGTCATGACACGATGGCTTCAGTCTGCTCGGTTGCAGCATTTGGCCTCTATGGCTTGGATCGTCATTTGCTTCCAAACTAGCTTATGCAGTTAGTAGAAACAAACCTTGCGCCTGTGAGAttgcactgggtatgttgttgctgttAATTATTTTTAGCTTCTGAATGACTCCCTTGTTACATTTCTCAATAAATACGATTCCATTTACAAGTAGCATGTATCATGGGGATATCATCCTGGATATTGTTGGTAATAATACCCAATCCATAAATAGAGTAAACAAGTACTATGCAGCTAGGAACCATAATGTGAGGATTCATACGTAGAGTAAACAAGTATTTAATTAGGACTTGGGAACCAAAATATGAGGGGTGAAAATAGTAGATCACGTATGTATTGGGTGAAAACGTGTATCCTCGACCTCATATAAATTTAACAGGACCTTTTTCCGGCAGAACCATGAGGAACACCAATAGTATCAAAAGTAGGAGCTACCCTTTACAGCATTAAACTTAACAAGACGATTCTCAGCCCATTTCGTCCCAAAGCCTCACTCTCTAAAATTCTTATCAATTCCAACTATTGGAGAATTCCCATGTTAGATTTAGATACAATATCATTTGCGAATAGCATGTACATTCGAATCTCGTCAGCATACTGTTTGGTACTACACTGGTCCATAGGTTCAAGTTCTGAATTTCGGAAACCACAGTATGAGGGAAAAAACAGGTCGCATCATGTAAAAGACAGAACACAAGCTACTGATAAATGGAATCACTCCGAAACACCAGTACAAAAGCTCAACTTACCATCAGCTAAAAAAAAGAATGATCCACAATCACCGTTACTATGTAGAAAACGGATCATAAAAGAGAAATAAACTATTTTCACAACTAGCACAGTAGTctgaaattcaccatcaattacaacaaacaacaacaacaacaacaacatacccagtgaagtCCCACAAGTGCGGTATGGGGAGGGTAGACTACACAGACCTTAGGCCTACGTCGTATAGGTAGAGAAGTTGTTCCGGAAGACCCTCGGAAGTAGGTATGGAATGCAAAAACAACAGTGAAGAAAACATAGCAGCTAATAACgaaacagtaacaacaacaaagtAGTGCGATAACCgaatcacaataaacaacaaattcACCATCAATTAGGAAGGGAAAAACAGGAATCATATCTAATTAGCAAACAATCCAACACAAAATCCAAAAACACCAGCAAAACAAAGGGGGAGGGAATTAAGGAACCATACCAGCAGAACCATGAGGAACACCGTAAGACTCAAAAGTAGGAGCAGCATCATAAATAGACCCTTTATAATCAATACCCTTTACAGCATTAAACTTAACACTATGATTCCCAGCCCATCTCCTCCCTTGCAAGTGCATATTCTCAAAGCCTTCACCTTTATACTACCCCTCTCTTTCTTCATTCATTTCATACTCTTTCCATGTCTCACAAAACCACCCAAGAATGCCCCAAATGCAAAATCATGATTTCCACACAGAAAAACATGGGATTGTTTAGGATACTTTGAAGGTAAAGCAATGAAAAAGTCAAGAACTTTACTAGTATTGGACCTCTATCACAATaatcacccaagaaaatgatATGGGCAGTCTCAAAATCAGATGGTTCAATGCAAGATTCAagatttgatcataaattttgaaacttttctatGTAGCCGTGGATGTCACCTACACAAATTACCACTCTTGGTTTTGTGGGGGTTGGTGGATTATTGTCCTCCattgtttttgatgtttttgtgtcTCTATGTGTGTATTGATGGAGTGGAAATTGGATGGTTGGAGATTCTTGATTTAGTTATTTATcactactaatttttttttaaataatcgtGATGTTCAAGTTAGTTTTCGTGCATTAATTCCATGAGATGTCTTATCATTTTTCATCATCGATAACACGTACTAAATAACTCTATTCTTGACATGACACATCATGTTACTTgttgaaattgagaaattgataggGTTTTCCACATATATGACATGAAGTTTGGGCTGAAACAAGCCGTCATGTGTCTTAAGAATATTTTAGTCCCTTTAATATGGAACTTTGTCTGGTATGTCTGCTAGCTAGACCTTCCCAGTTTTCCTTCTTGAATGCCTCTCCTCCACATCCTATAATGGATACCAAGTATACCAACTTAAATTTTCTTTACCTTCGTCTTTCTTCATCTTATTTGTATTCATGTCTTGCTTGTTGCTCTTTTTGATAGGGTAAATTCTTTCATTAATGATTAAGAGAAAAAATCCTGTATaccaaaaagaaagaagagaaccTTAACCAAAATATTGTTCTCTACGAAAGAAAACCAACCAATCATCCATAACACAGACACCTCATGGGTGGTGTATTGATGTCTTGCTTGTTGCTTTTGTCGGTTATACGATTATTTTTTCACTTCTTGTGGCTAATGATTTAATTGGACTAATTAACAGGTTGGAGCAAAAGATCACCAGCGTTTCCAAGCATCTTATGCAATTTTGCTGAAGGCCCGGTTGACTGCACTAAAGAAGAGGGAGAGGAAGGACAAGAGGAAGCTGGCTGCTGACTCTGACAAAAAGATAGAGAGTTCAAAAAAGAAATCTGCTGCTCCCAAGGCCTCTACATGAACACTTTATTCCCCCATTTTGTTTCTAGGATAGAGTTGGTTGTAGGATTTGACCTCCATTTGGGGTGACAAGTCTGAAACTGCGTTACAGCAAGAAGGGTGTTTCTACTCCCCTTTGTTTTTCTTCTAAATTAGACAAACTTTACGAGGAAGGAAAGGGATCccttaaaatatttgaagaataTTTTGTTACAATCTTGATCTTTTGTTCCTTGGACCAAATTGTAGTCTGCCTATCCACTTGCTGGGCTTACTTTGGTGGGGATTGGGTATCAGTTTTTGTGCTTCTTTTAAGTCCACCAGATTTGTTTTCCAAAGCCATAGTCAGGAATTATGCACATTGTTTGTTTGGtgggttttcttcttttaaccatAGTCAGGTGGGTTTTCTTTTTAATCGAATTATTCGCTATCAGTTTTagtcaaaaatatccctccacTCTCATCTATTAGTTAAGTAGTTCGTCCCTACTTATACTGAAAAGGCCAAATGTAGGCATGGCTGTTACCAAAGTTATCAAAAATACCCATCTGTTTAGCATTTTTCGACCATAACAAGATAGAGAGCTCATATGGTCTGAATTTGGGTGAGGTGAATGTCAGTCATGTGGTATGTCGTGCCTCTCCAAAGCCAATTtttatttcacctttttcatcatcataatttagacatatatatatatacttgtcgCGCCTGTATTTACCATAACAAGCCAACACGTCTGTCTTCTTCCTGTATTACCAAGATGTCTTCCTCTTACAATATCATCAAGATCTTGTGCCCATATGCCAACCTCCTAGTGGTGTAACAATGGCAGTCACTCCTAGGCCTCGCAGTTCAGTCTTCAAGTCATCGATGGTTGCAAGCATTACCGTTACCTCATTTGAATATCGATGGTTGCAAGCATTACCGTTACCAATTCAAGGGTTCAATATTACATCGAGTATTGTGAGCAACTTGGCGTAGA from the Capsicum annuum cultivar UCD-10X-F1 chromosome 9, UCD10Xv1.1, whole genome shotgun sequence genome contains:
- the LOC107843167 gene encoding signal recognition particle 14 kDa protein yields the protein MVRLQPDPFLNELTSMFERTTEHGSVWVTLKHSSDKSKAQRNKMKTAGENIEFKCLIRATDGKKNISTMVGAKDHQRFQASYAILLKARLTALKKRERKDKRKLAADSDKKIESSKKKSAAPKAST